From Melospiza melodia melodia isolate bMelMel2 chromosome 2, bMelMel2.pri, whole genome shotgun sequence:
ggctcagacagagtctaagctatctggtctgtggttggccattaattgtaaacattcaagatggcccagTCACAGGCaaacctgatgcattccacagcagcagataaccattgtttaaattttgtttctgaggcctcaggttctcagaagggaaaaaatcctaaagaaaaggattttcacaaaagacGTCTGTGACACacatggtattaaaaagagtaaaACAACAACTGCTTGCAAAATCAACAgtcagcaaaaaaacttcacagatgGGATTATTAATCCACAGTGCAAATGGATATTTGAAGAGAATGCAGCATAAGGAAGGCTTGTGGTATTCCAAAAATAGATGTCTAAACATGAAAGCTTAGACACTATGGCTGTGACAGAGAGGTGATATATACACAGACTCAAGTTTTCTTGGCTTGATCAGAAACATCCTCAGAACAGGTTCAGGCGTGTTTGGGTAAACACGGAATATAAAATGTGGGCTTAAGGTCTTATCTTGTATGCTCAGTAAATGGTGATGTTACACATGAACCACTTCTGTCATTTCCCAATGATGCTGTGTTTGTTTCTGTGTTTCAGGGCTCTGGTGCAGCTCCTTTGGGTCAGCTTTGTGAATGAGCCACTGTGACTCTGCACCTGCAGGGCAGCTCCATTGCCCAGGCAGCCTCCATCAGAGGAGTGCAGGACACCAGCAGACAGGATGTTCTGCTGCACATGCCTTAACCCATGGGTTTTTGGCTAGATGATTTAACATTCCCTTGGGGAAACTCCAGCTCTTCTCCAAGTACAAAACTCTCAAATTTGCTGTTTGCAAGCTTGCAAGATTTTATTGTGGCTTTCTTCCCTACTCACTTCATCTGCTACTGGAATTCCCACAGCATGGATTTACAGCATCTTTTAATATATCCAACAGTGAAAAGCCATTGTGGGAAGCAGGGCTGAAGCaacttatttttttccccaaatgcaTCATCAAAGACATCTTCCCTTTACCCAACAACAGAGCTGCCCCACATTCAATTCAGTTCCTGATGCTTCCTTTAAGTTTTTCTTGGTTTCCTTGTCAGAATATTCCTCACCGTTATGCTGCTGTGTTTTTTTGGCAGTGCCTTATTGACTCTGTGTTAATCAGAGCAATCCTACAGAAAAGCTCAAATGAGATACTCCATCCCTGTAAATCAAATCTCAAAAAATGTAAAGCTTGTTGTTGACAAAAGCAGTAATGAGAGACTTTCCTTCAGGGTTCTGTAGAGGTCATCAGGAAAATAAATGTGACAGAGTGAAATGTGTGCAGCTGGTTGTTTCTATAAGGAACTCCCTTCCCTGGAGGTAACTTGGTTTTGTCATTTACACGGCCCCAAAGCCCAGTCCACTGAACAGTCTCCCCATCAAATCTCTGTGCTTCCAATTTAGAAAGAAGGAAGTTGTGGGGACCATGTCAAAGGCCTTGCAGAAATCCAGGTAGGTGACATCTGTAGCCTTTCCCTTTTCCACTGAAGTAGTCACTCCATCGTAAAAAGCCAGTAGGTTATTTGAACTGGACTTGCCTTTGCTGAAGCTGTGCAAATCACAAATCACTTCCTTGTCTTTCATCTGCCAACAAATCCAGAAAATGAGAAGCAGGAAGCAGTTTGAGTTACTTAATTGTTAACACATCTCCTTGCTGAATCACCCTAATAACTGAGCAAGTTAAGTGAGCAGGTGAATACTCTGATAAAAGAGAAGAAATCTTTCTAGGTCTCTTCTCCCTTGAGGAAGTACCATCTCTTGGAGCAGaagtgctgtgctgctggcacctAAATGCCTGTGCTGTCATTCGCACAGTGAGTTCCTGAGAAACCTGATCAGGATCAATGGAAGCCATGAACAAATGGTGACCCCCAAGGGTCTGTTCTGCCCCCAGTGCTCTCCAATGCCTTCCTTGATGTCACAGCCATGGGGGCAGGTGCACCCTCAGcgagtttgcagatgacaccaagctgagtggtgtgtTGCCATGCTGGAAGGAAGGGATTGTTAAGCAGGACCTCGAGAAGCCTGAGCAATGGCCCAATGTGCATCCCATAAATTTCAGCAAGGCTGAGTGCAAGGCCCTGCAACTGGATGCCAGAGCAATCACCAGGGGCAGCGTAGGCTGAGGGATGAAtgggctgagggcagccctgtggagaaggagCTGAGAACACCGGTGGATGAAAGACTGGACGTGACCTGACACTTGCCACCTAGAAAGCCAAATGTGTCCTGTGCTGCAGAAAGTGTAGTTGGCAGGATGAGGGAGATGATCCTTCCCTTCTGATCTGCTGAGGTGAGACTCTACCTGCAGCTCTGCATGCAACCGTGGGGTTTCCTGAACAAGACAGACACAGACCTGTTACAGCAGATGTAGAGATGGGCCATGACAATGGTCAGAGGGCTGGAGAACGTCCTACAGAGAAAGGCAGAGACTTTTTACTGCGGCCTTTCAAGATGAAAGAGTGTAGGTTTAGGCTCGACATTTCAAaggaattcttcactgtgagggtggtgaggcactggaagaggttcTCTAGAGAAGATGTGGGCGCCCCATCCTTGGATCTCCCCCCTTAGTCAGTCTGTAGGCAACACCAGCTTGGGTGAGTGTTGTGTGCTGGAGGGTgaggaggctctgcagaggggtcAGTGGGCTGAGGCCGATGGAATGAAGCTCAGCAAGGCCGAGGGCCGAGTTCTGCCCTGCGGTCACAAAAGCCCCACACGTGACAGACAgcagctgcacatgagccagctgtgcccaggtggccatgaAGGCCTGTggcacctggcctggatcagcaatggtttagccagcaggatcagggcagggattgtccccctgtgctcagcaccgctgaggccacacctcaagggctgggcccagttctgggcccctcactgcaaggaAGACATGGGGGGGCTGGAGTGAGTGCAGAGAAGGGAATTGAGCTGTTGAGGgattgaaggagctggggttgctcCAATCAACGTGTTCCAGTTCCTGTGGTTCAGACGGCTTCTGAGCAGGGACAGACATGAAGCCACGTTCTAAGGTTATCAGGTCACTCACACTTCAGTGAACTTTTGAACCAGAGCAATGAGATGTCTGGTTGTAGGGCATCAAGACCAAGATAGAATGCGAATAATTTTAGAACCCTGAGCATGATATCAACCACTCCCAGTTCCTTGGAATTGGGTGATTCACACTTTCACTTCTGTGCCTGTATAAATGGAGGCAGGTGAGACACTCTGCacaccccacagccctgcacttgaAGAATTGCCCTCAGCTCTCGCAGCCCTGCAGCTGACAGCAAGGTAAGAGGCACCCTtggcacaggagagctggaagggcttcttgggcagctgctgtgaagtgcagggcaagggcaggaggctttagtgctgggctgagagctgcagcacagccgtgAGGCTCTGCTGTGTGCGTGTGCAGAGACTGAAGCCATCtctcagggcatgaggagatggatggctgctgcaggagagacAAACCTGAcccagggacagcctggaggGGGCCACTGATACACAGTTGTGGGGGGTGACTGGGAGAGTATTTACAGCTTAATCTTGGGTATGTACCTAAACCAACAGACACAACTAATTTGAACTGAGTAGCTGTTGATACATGTCTTGTTTGATGTTTTCCCTCTAAACTGAAATTTCTGTCATGCCCTCACTGCTTTCCTGCTGCTGCTATGTTTCTATTCTGCTAAAAACTTTCTACTTTTCCTTTTCTGCACCACACTTCCCATAATCCTCTGTCTGGAGCAGAAAGCCATCTTACCAGCTCTACTTGTTTTCTGTCTCCCTTTTCTGCAGGCTGCCATCCAGCTCCTATAGCAAGAAATCTGCACCCCAGAAGTCCTGCAGAGATGGGCAAAATCATCATTTATGAGCATGCCAACTTCAAGGGCCTGTCCAGAGAATTCACCACTGACATTTCCAATCTAAAAGATGTAGATTGGAATGATATTGTCTCCTCAGTGAAAGTAATTGGCCAGCCTTGGGTGGCTTATGAGCATGTTGATTACCAGGGTCAGTTTCTGGTGTTTGAGGAGGGAGAATATAGCTTTGTAGGTAATGAGATGAATGACAGGATCAGCTCTCTGCAGGTGATCACTGAAAGTCTGTACAATCCCCAGATCACTCTCTATGAACACATTAATTATCAAGGGAAGAGCAGAATAATAAGAGAAGCAACCAACCTGGCTGCAGGGTATGACAATGACATCATTTCTTCCCACAAAGTCCAGAGAGGTGTCTGGCTGCTGTGTGAGCACAGTGATGGAAGTGGATTTCAATACCTTGCCCGAGAGCACGAGCACTTTCCAAATTACAAGGCAATCGATTTCAACGACAAGCTTTCCTTCCTGCGCCCCCTGCGCCCTGGCTGTGGCTGTTAGAATGCAAATGCTGCAGCGCTGAGAAAAGATGCAGAAATTTGACACCCAGATCTCCGCCTCTGCTGGTGCTGCCttttcccccagtgtcacaggacCACCGAATGTCAGcgctctctgctctgctgcactgcagagctgcacttCTCCATCCTGCCTTGCACGCTGCTCCCACCCCACCAATGCAAGAATCATCAGGATTGATCATATGAGAGTGTCCAAGCTAGAGGAGGCAATGCCACATGTGTGAAACCTGTTGTACCCTCAGCTGGCATTCCAGAGTCCTGGGCTGTGGAATGTAGAAGCATTGCAGGTTGTGTGTGTGGCTAAGTGAAACAGAGAGTGTCAGTGCAGAACCAGCAtcacttcttttgtaatttgcatTGCAATGCCCTTGTGCTACTGTAGCCTCTGCCATTTTCTCTAAACCATTTTGTGTTACTGCCAATAAAGAATCCTTTGCAATCAGCATTGGGTCTGTTTTGTGCATCTTTGGAATAGATAAATATTGCTCTTCCA
This genomic window contains:
- the LOC134415123 gene encoding epidermal differentiation-specific protein-like, producing MGKIIIYEHANFKGLSREFTTDISNLKDVDWNDIVSSVKVIGQPWVAYEHVDYQGQFLVFEEGEYSFVGNEMNDRISSLQVITESLYNPQITLYEHINYQGKSRIIREATNLAAGYDNDIISSHKVQRGVWLLCEHSDGSGFQYLAREHEHFPNYKAIDFNDKLSFLRPLRPGCGC